A single window of Caldicellulosiruptor bescii DSM 6725 DNA harbors:
- a CDS encoding DUF1634 domain-containing protein, with translation MENKKITTMEDTISIVLRAGVLLSIIVICAGLFLHIVLKLSAGSLIIKTGLYILFLTPFARLVVSLLMFLIEKDLIYFAITLSIILIIIGSNLLVSINF, from the coding sequence ATGGAAAATAAAAAAATAACCACAATGGAAGACACAATAAGTATTGTTTTGAGAGCTGGAGTGCTGCTGAGTATAATTGTTATCTGTGCAGGACTTTTTCTGCATATTGTGCTAAAACTTTCTGCAGGAAGCCTGATTATAAAAACAGGGCTTTATATTCTTTTTCTTACTCCCTTCGCAAGACTCGTTGTGTCTTTATTGATGTTCTTGATTGAAAAAGATTTGATATACTTTGCTATAACACTTTCTATAATTCTAATTATAATAGGAAGCAATTTACTTGTATCAATTAATTTCTAA
- a CDS encoding FAD:protein FMN transferase — translation MDTALISNETKIIKSMFALGTDIHFIFYQSNFESALDRAHSLILDMENKLSVFKPKSLVAKLNRYGNYIPIKVCPEVYELIKKSVEYSLFSEGYFDITVKRLIDMWKEAKQKNKMPSKEEIELALTFSGSENIQLLSNYRVKLKNKVKLDFGAIAKGFLADKIREIFEQEGINSAIVDLGGHILTVGKKHDESLWKVGIRHPFKTREDVLGFLELGSTSVVTSASYERYFTIDGKKLSHIINPKTGFPVKDDIASITVVDTNSTFADAMSTALFAMGFKKAINFIQDSKTIEAVVATSFREIYITPGLAQRFTLCDSSFRIIKTNEVIVL, via the coding sequence ATGGACACAGCCTTGATTTCAAATGAGACAAAGATTATAAAATCAATGTTTGCACTCGGCACAGACATTCATTTTATTTTTTACCAATCAAACTTTGAAAGTGCACTTGACAGGGCCCACAGTCTCATTTTAGATATGGAAAATAAATTGTCGGTTTTCAAGCCAAAAAGTTTAGTAGCAAAATTAAATAGATACGGAAATTACATCCCCATAAAGGTTTGCCCGGAGGTTTATGAGCTTATAAAAAAGTCGGTTGAGTACAGCCTATTTTCAGAAGGTTATTTTGATATAACGGTAAAAAGACTTATAGATATGTGGAAAGAAGCAAAACAAAAAAATAAGATGCCGTCAAAAGAAGAAATAGAACTTGCTCTCACTTTTTCAGGCTCAGAAAACATACAGCTTTTATCAAACTATAGAGTAAAGCTCAAAAACAAAGTCAAACTTGACTTTGGAGCTATTGCCAAAGGCTTTCTTGCAGACAAAATACGTGAGATTTTTGAACAGGAAGGTATAAATTCAGCAATTGTCGACCTTGGCGGGCATATACTGACAGTTGGGAAAAAACATGATGAGAGCCTTTGGAAGGTGGGAATTCGGCATCCTTTTAAAACAAGAGAAGATGTGCTGGGTTTTTTAGAGCTTGGTAGTACTTCAGTTGTAACATCCGCAAGTTATGAAAGGTATTTTACAATTGATGGCAAAAAACTTTCACACATAATCAATCCAAAAACAGGATTTCCTGTAAAAGATGACATTGCAAGTATAACCGTTGTTGACACAAACTCAACATTTGCAGATGCGATGTCAACTGCCCTTTTTGCAATGGGATTTAAAAAGGCCATAAATTTCATACAGGACAGCAAGACTATTGAAGCAGTGGTTGCTACTTCTTTTCGAGAAATATATATAACACCAGGGCTTGCACAAAGGTTTACCCTGTGTGATAGCTCTTTCAGAATTATTAAGACAAATGAGGTGATTGTTCTGTGA
- the pabB gene encoding aminodeoxychorismate synthase component I: protein MQILVYNIVPDPFLIFCHLKSDFSVLLESSMLSKRYGRYSFLFLKPKEVFICNEDDDVFEYLKQLSDKVEKNKDTSDFVFNGGFAGYFSYNFGVDLFEIERKKDTSPIPKAYFGYFEDFVVIDHFEKKTYASFTSKALAQEFEMILISENLALPSFKRTCIERAWCNFEKSEYMQAVKRIKNYIFEGDVYQVNLSQRFFVKGVFDSDFLYFNLRKRNYGCYHAYIKLPKASVISTSPELFLRKRGDILITKPIKGTSKRGKTPEEDRILKKQLYNDIKCRSELLMIVDLERNDFAKICLPESIEVEKLFDVEEYSTVFHLVSTIKGKLLNGMDLKRIIEATFPGGSITGAPKLNAIKIIEELEKCPRGIYCGSIGYISNNFNMDFNIAIRTLVIEEDTVYFSVGGGIVWDSQEEEEWWETIHKGRPFIEILGINYFTFM from the coding sequence GTGCAGATTTTAGTTTATAACATAGTACCTGACCCATTTTTGATTTTTTGTCATTTGAAAAGTGATTTTTCAGTTTTGCTTGAGAGCAGTATGCTGAGCAAGAGGTATGGAAGATATTCTTTTTTGTTTTTAAAGCCCAAAGAAGTTTTTATCTGCAATGAAGATGATGATGTTTTTGAATATTTAAAGCAACTTTCAGACAAAGTAGAAAAAAATAAAGACACTTCTGATTTTGTTTTTAATGGTGGGTTTGCAGGATATTTTTCTTACAACTTTGGTGTTGACCTTTTTGAAATTGAAAGGAAAAAAGATACTTCTCCTATTCCCAAAGCGTATTTTGGATATTTTGAAGATTTTGTTGTTATTGACCACTTTGAAAAAAAGACATATGCTTCTTTTACATCTAAAGCTTTAGCACAAGAATTCGAAATGATCCTAATAAGTGAAAACCTTGCTCTGCCAAGCTTTAAAAGAACTTGCATTGAAAGAGCTTGGTGCAACTTTGAAAAGTCAGAATACATGCAAGCGGTGAAAAGAATAAAGAATTATATTTTTGAAGGTGATGTTTACCAAGTAAATCTTTCACAGCGCTTTTTTGTAAAAGGAGTATTTGACTCTGACTTTTTGTATTTTAACCTCAGAAAAAGAAACTATGGCTGTTACCATGCATATATAAAGCTTCCAAAAGCATCTGTAATATCAACATCGCCCGAACTTTTTTTAAGAAAAAGAGGGGATATCCTCATAACCAAACCAATAAAAGGTACATCTAAACGTGGAAAAACCCCAGAAGAAGATAGAATTTTAAAAAAGCAGTTATATAACGATATAAAGTGCAGGTCAGAGCTTTTGATGATTGTTGACCTTGAGAGAAACGATTTTGCAAAGATATGTTTGCCAGAGTCCATTGAGGTTGAAAAACTTTTTGATGTTGAAGAATACTCAACAGTTTTTCATCTTGTTTCAACTATAAAGGGAAAGCTTCTAAATGGTATGGATTTAAAAAGGATAATTGAAGCAACCTTTCCTGGCGGGTCAATAACAGGTGCACCAAAACTGAATGCTATAAAGATTATAGAGGAGCTTGAAAAGTGTCCGCGGGGGATATACTGTGGTTCTATTGGTTATATCTCAAACAATTTCAACATGGATTTTAACATTGCAATCAGAACGCTTGTTATAGAAGAGGACACAGTATACTTTAGTGTTGGGGGCGGAATTGTTTGGGACTCTCAAGAAGAGGAAGAGTGGTGGGAGACAATCCACAAAGGAAGACCATTTATAGAAATTTTAGGAATTAATTATTTTACATTTATGTAA
- a CDS encoding TetR/AcrR family transcriptional regulator, translating into MLLRKEGRKREQKKIIKENRLLEAAYNLFIEKGITATAIDEIVKKAGVAKGTFYLYFKDKEDILEKLILKKSSEIVKKALQEVSTREFSSSVDKFLYFLEYIIDYLSRNRVLFKFLKKDFSWVFYKKITENEQFAELKRAKEMFLKNFNTNYTQEELEIVVFMILELVSSLTYSSIVNDEPAPIEKVKPLLLSTIRKILEN; encoded by the coding sequence ATGCTTCTTAGAAAAGAAGGAAGAAAAAGAGAACAGAAAAAGATAATAAAAGAAAACAGGCTTTTAGAGGCTGCATACAATCTTTTTATTGAAAAAGGAATCACAGCTACTGCAATAGATGAAATAGTTAAGAAAGCTGGCGTTGCAAAGGGAACTTTTTATCTTTATTTTAAAGATAAAGAGGATATCCTGGAAAAGTTAATCCTCAAAAAAAGTAGTGAGATTGTCAAAAAAGCATTGCAAGAGGTATCTACAAGAGAATTTTCGTCTTCTGTTGACAAATTTCTTTATTTTCTTGAGTATATTATTGACTATTTAAGTAGAAACAGAGTTCTTTTTAAATTCTTAAAAAAGGATTTTTCATGGGTGTTTTATAAAAAGATTACCGAAAATGAACAGTTTGCAGAATTGAAAAGAGCAAAAGAAATGTTCCTAAAAAATTTTAATACAAACTATACCCAAGAAGAACTTGAGATAGTTGTTTTTATGATACTTGAACTTGTCAGCTCACTCACCTATTCAAGTATTGTAAATGACGAGCCTGCTCCAATCGAAAAGGTAAAACCTCTTCTTTTGTCCACAATTCGAAAAATTCTTGAAAATTGA
- a CDS encoding ISNCY family transposase: MNIKAQNKKFLKLLFVVKKVAEALSRRIKHNRRGRSRKFNLFQIIACLVYKVKKGIKSFRELEYRINQDIEFKRAIGIEESPNYSYFAKLLRKIEEKYMQDIREILIAEIEPDISIAIVDSTPLRSAKNDSEAKIDIHITIGFFRGYKLHLLCAGKEEVIPLFWILTGANEHDSRQEELLYRAWGFGCEIVLADAGYDCSRWFNIANELKVKFVAGINKRNMKDKNNVSNSFRSKNIRFLETEEGKKLYRHRTKIERLFSKLKGEYNLENVRLKGFRNYKRYIDWILITFLFEQPLRKLEGKKFSSAYEETINNFV; encoded by the coding sequence ATGAATATTAAAGCACAAAATAAGAAATTTTTAAAGCTACTTTTTGTAGTGAAAAAGGTTGCTGAAGCTCTGTCAAGGAGAATAAAGCACAATAGAAGAGGACGCTCAAGGAAATTTAATTTGTTTCAAATAATAGCTTGTCTGGTTTACAAAGTTAAGAAGGGGATAAAAAGTTTCAGAGAATTAGAATATCGAATAAATCAAGACATAGAGTTTAAAAGAGCAATAGGTATAGAAGAAAGTCCAAACTATTCATATTTTGCAAAGTTGTTAAGAAAAATAGAAGAAAAATACATGCAAGATATAAGAGAGATACTAATAGCTGAAATAGAACCTGATATTAGTATAGCGATAGTAGATTCTACGCCGCTGAGAAGTGCCAAAAATGATTCAGAAGCAAAAATAGATATACATATTACAATAGGATTTTTCAGGGGATACAAATTACATCTTTTGTGTGCAGGTAAAGAAGAAGTAATACCACTTTTCTGGATTTTAACAGGGGCAAATGAACATGACTCAAGACAAGAAGAGCTTTTGTATAGGGCATGGGGCTTTGGCTGTGAGATTGTATTAGCAGATGCAGGATACGACTGTAGCAGATGGTTTAATATAGCAAATGAGCTTAAAGTTAAGTTTGTTGCTGGGATAAACAAAAGAAATATGAAAGACAAAAACAATGTGAGCAATAGTTTTAGAAGCAAGAATATAAGATTTTTAGAAACTGAAGAAGGTAAGAAGCTATACAGGCACAGAACAAAGATTGAAAGGTTATTTAGCAAATTAAAAGGTGAATATAATCTTGAGAATGTGAGGCTCAAGGGATTTAGAAATTATAAAAGGTATATTGATTGGATACTAATTACTTTTCTATTTGAACAACCTCTCAGAAAGTTAGAAGGCAAGAAGTTTTCTTCCGCTTATGAAGAGACTATAAATAATTTTGTGTAA
- a CDS encoding TDT family transporter — MKSIIKNFYPSWFVVCMGTGIITNLFKAVGYNFLSITFALINIVFFAIIFLIWFLRWFIGFESVKKDIENPLLSNYFATMPISLLIVGLNILINQQFFGKIFSAAFARYSFYLGSFLMIIFSITTFLVHLSHREIPGSLLNFAYFMPPVGNIIVPILGNEIINRSVVDGNEKSIITFINLTMFGIGFMLFLSYLPIIKGRFILQEPIEKGHFPTMFILLAPVGASIVALKGFVQSLKLAGIIDNAALPALINVLTTILWGFGFWILMALVVLLLKNLKTKIPFSLAYWAYIFPVGIFVLATFKVNSSYNFLLLNLFVKSFVWILFVVWVYNILLTLKNVFNKKLLVR; from the coding sequence ATGAAAAGTATCATCAAAAACTTTTATCCGTCATGGTTTGTTGTTTGTATGGGAACTGGAATTATTACAAATCTTTTCAAAGCTGTTGGCTATAACTTTTTGTCTATTACTTTTGCCTTGATTAACATTGTATTTTTTGCAATAATCTTTTTAATCTGGTTTCTAAGATGGTTTATAGGATTTGAAAGTGTAAAAAAGGATATAGAAAATCCTCTTTTATCAAACTATTTTGCTACAATGCCAATTTCCCTTTTGATTGTAGGATTAAATATTTTAATTAACCAGCAGTTCTTTGGGAAAATTTTTTCAGCCGCTTTTGCAAGGTATTCATTCTATTTAGGAAGTTTTCTTATGATAATATTTTCAATAACAACATTTTTAGTTCATCTTTCTCACAGAGAAATACCAGGTTCACTCTTAAACTTTGCGTATTTTATGCCACCTGTTGGAAATATAATAGTACCTATACTTGGCAATGAAATCATAAACAGAAGTGTAGTTGATGGCAATGAAAAAAGCATAATAACCTTCATAAATTTGACTATGTTTGGAATAGGATTTATGCTATTTTTAAGTTATTTGCCGATTATCAAAGGAAGGTTTATTTTACAAGAACCTATTGAAAAAGGTCATTTTCCAACAATGTTTATTCTTCTTGCACCTGTTGGTGCCTCAATTGTTGCTCTAAAGGGCTTTGTGCAGAGCCTCAAACTTGCAGGGATAATTGATAATGCAGCTTTACCAGCTTTGATTAACGTACTGACAACAATACTCTGGGGATTTGGATTTTGGATATTAATGGCATTGGTTGTTTTACTGCTGAAAAATCTAAAAACAAAAATTCCATTTAGCCTTGCATACTGGGCATATATTTTCCCTGTTGGTATATTTGTTCTTGCAACTTTTAAAGTTAATTCAAGTTACAATTTTTTGTTGTTAAATCTTTTTGTAAAGTCTTTTGTCTGGATTTTGTTTGTTGTCTGGGTATATAACATTTTGCTGACTCTCAAAAATGTATTTAACAAGAAACTTTTAGTAAGATAA
- a CDS encoding alpha/beta hydrolase produces MIPLWENQDDIPFFDPENPFVPHLVPYTLESSNKLSCIIVFPGGGYTHRAQHEGEPVCKWLNSIGISAFLLNYRVLPYKHPAPLLDAKRSIRLVRYFSKKWNIDPNRIGVLGFSAGGHLASLVGTHFDSGDKKNNDPVERVSSRPDCMVLCYPVISLAEYAHEGSKKALLGENPDPVLVWTLSSHNMVSSKTPPTFLWHTSDDSSVPVENSLLFAMALKKHGVPFELHIFPHGRHGLGLASETLYVKEWTNLCEKWFESIEFIGYNV; encoded by the coding sequence ATGATTCCTCTTTGGGAAAACCAAGATGATATTCCTTTTTTCGATCCTGAAAACCCGTTTGTTCCTCATCTTGTACCTTATACACTTGAAAGCAGTAACAAACTCTCGTGTATAATTGTATTTCCGGGAGGTGGATACACCCACAGAGCCCAGCATGAGGGCGAACCTGTCTGCAAATGGTTAAACTCCATAGGAATTTCAGCTTTTTTGCTAAATTATAGAGTCTTGCCCTACAAACACCCTGCTCCTCTTTTGGATGCCAAAAGATCAATTAGACTTGTAAGATACTTTTCAAAAAAATGGAATATTGACCCAAATAGAATTGGTGTTTTGGGCTTTTCTGCAGGCGGGCACTTGGCATCCTTGGTTGGTACACATTTTGACAGTGGCGACAAGAAAAACAACGACCCTGTTGAAAGAGTTTCCAGCAGACCCGACTGTATGGTTCTGTGCTATCCTGTTATAAGCCTTGCTGAGTATGCCCACGAAGGCAGTAAAAAAGCTCTGCTTGGTGAAAACCCCGACCCAGTTTTGGTATGGACACTTTCATCCCACAACATGGTTTCAAGCAAAACACCGCCAACATTTTTGTGGCATACAAGCGATGATAGTAGCGTCCCTGTAGAAAACTCTCTTTTGTTTGCAATGGCTCTAAAAAAACACGGGGTACCGTTTGAGCTTCACATTTTCCCTCACGGAAGACACGGACTTGGTCTTGCCAGCGAGACTTTATATGTCAAAGAGTGGACAAACCTCTGCGAAAAATGGTTTGAAAGCATAGAGTTTATAGGATATAATGTTTGA
- a CDS encoding anthranilate synthase component II: MKVLIVDNFDSFTYNLYNYFLRLKVSTTVINRDKLTIEDIYKLNPTHIVLSPGPGRPSDDKILFEIIEKFKDTKSILGVCLGHQAIGMFFGAKLKKAKRPMHGIVDTVFHNQKGVFENLKNPLRVVRYHSLVIDDVDSTQLTITAVSKEGEVMGIRHKRFKIEGVQFHPESIATQHGLLMLANFLKG, encoded by the coding sequence ATGAAAGTGCTGATTGTTGACAATTTTGATTCGTTTACGTATAATCTCTACAACTATTTTTTAAGACTCAAGGTGTCTACCACTGTGATAAACCGCGACAAGCTTACCATAGAAGATATTTACAAGCTAAACCCGACTCACATTGTTCTTTCTCCTGGACCAGGGCGGCCTTCCGACGATAAGATTTTGTTTGAGATCATAGAAAAGTTTAAAGATACAAAAAGTATTCTTGGTGTATGTCTTGGACATCAGGCAATTGGCATGTTCTTTGGGGCAAAACTTAAAAAGGCAAAAAGACCTATGCACGGGATAGTAGACACAGTATTTCATAACCAAAAAGGAGTATTTGAAAACCTCAAAAACCCTCTGCGCGTTGTGCGATACCACTCTCTTGTGATAGATGATGTTGACAGCACGCAGCTTACCATCACAGCAGTATCAAAAGAGGGAGAGGTTATGGGTATAAGACACAAAAGGTTTAAAATAGAAGGTGTGCAGTTTCATCCTGAGTCAATTGCAACTCAGCATGGACTTTTGATGCTTGCAAACTTTTTAAAAGGGTGA
- a CDS encoding sulfite exporter TauE/SafE family protein: MIAEIFAVSIIAGFVGSLLGIGGGLIVIPFLSIVFKFNMHQAAAAGLVSVIATSSGAASAYVKDKLTHLRIGMFLQLATVIGGVLGAILSGILPAKVLSLIFGILLLYNSFLMIKNRKSDEKPQPSSLQISKWAKKLKLYGSYFDKIQNREIEYSAQNIAGGFSMMIFAGILSGLLGIGSGIFKVLALDTIMKLPFKVSTATSNFMMGVTALASISIYLARGDIVYDACGAVAVGVLFGSLLGAKVMPYIKSKYLRVAFALVLIYTSIEMIKKGLF, translated from the coding sequence GTGATTGCCGAAATATTCGCTGTATCAATAATTGCAGGTTTTGTAGGCTCACTTCTGGGAATTGGTGGGGGGCTTATTGTCATCCCTTTTTTGTCAATTGTATTCAAGTTCAATATGCACCAGGCTGCTGCAGCCGGGCTTGTGTCAGTCATTGCAACATCGTCTGGAGCTGCGTCTGCATATGTCAAAGATAAACTTACCCATCTCAGAATAGGAATGTTCTTGCAGCTTGCAACAGTCATCGGAGGTGTACTTGGAGCAATCTTGAGCGGTATTCTGCCTGCAAAAGTTTTGTCACTTATATTTGGAATTTTGCTTTTATACAACTCGTTTTTGATGATAAAAAATAGAAAGTCTGATGAAAAGCCACAACCATCAAGCCTTCAAATCTCCAAATGGGCAAAGAAGCTTAAACTTTACGGAAGCTACTTTGACAAAATCCAAAACAGAGAAATAGAATACAGTGCACAAAATATTGCAGGTGGCTTTTCGATGATGATTTTTGCAGGAATACTTTCTGGACTTTTGGGTATTGGTAGTGGGATTTTCAAGGTTTTAGCACTTGACACTATAATGAAACTGCCTTTTAAAGTATCAACTGCAACAAGCAACTTCATGATGGGCGTGACTGCACTGGCCAGTATTAGCATATATCTTGCAAGAGGCGATATTGTATACGATGCATGTGGAGCTGTTGCAGTAGGTGTGCTTTTCGGTTCATTGCTGGGAGCAAAGGTTATGCCTTACATAAAATCAAAGTATCTGCGTGTTGCATTTGCTTTAGTTCTAATCTATACCTCAATTGAGATGATAAAAAAGGGGTTGTTTTAG
- a CDS encoding DUF362 domain-containing protein, producing MAKSKVYFTDFKTKPGYNMLDKLENLVKKAGIETIDFKNKFVAIKVHFGEPGNLAYIRPNYVARIVKLIKSLGGKPFVTDANTLYTGRRSNALDHLQAAYENGFNPLVLGCHVIIADGLKGTEYREIEVNLKHTQKAKIGSAIADADIIISMNHFKGHEMTGFGGAIKNIGMGSGSRGGKLFMHSSSKPVIKTSKCVGCGMCVKSCAQLAITLNEKKKAVIDYEKCVGCGQCVAVCQFGAATVRWDEAASIASEKIAEYTYAVLKDKPNFHINFIMNISPDCDCWSHNDIPIAPDIGIAASFDPVALDKACVDLVNSSAFTPAGSAFETAKHIEIDGKIDRFKSIHPDTDWQVALKHAQEIGLGSLEYELVHV from the coding sequence ATGGCAAAATCAAAGGTATATTTCACAGATTTTAAAACCAAACCGGGGTACAATATGCTTGACAAGCTTGAAAACCTTGTGAAAAAAGCAGGAATTGAAACAATAGATTTTAAAAACAAGTTTGTTGCTATCAAGGTCCACTTTGGAGAACCAGGCAATCTTGCGTATATAAGACCAAACTACGTTGCAAGGATTGTAAAACTTATCAAAAGTCTTGGTGGTAAGCCTTTTGTAACAGATGCAAACACACTTTACACAGGAAGAAGGAGCAATGCTTTAGACCATTTACAAGCAGCTTACGAAAATGGGTTTAACCCGCTTGTGCTTGGCTGTCATGTAATAATTGCAGATGGGCTAAAAGGTACAGAGTACAGAGAGATTGAGGTGAATCTCAAGCACACCCAAAAAGCAAAGATAGGTTCTGCCATCGCAGATGCTGATATTATAATTTCAATGAACCACTTCAAAGGTCATGAGATGACAGGATTTGGAGGTGCAATCAAGAACATTGGAATGGGCTCAGGCTCTCGCGGTGGAAAGCTTTTTATGCACTCATCCTCAAAGCCGGTTATAAAGACATCAAAATGTGTTGGCTGCGGAATGTGCGTCAAAAGCTGTGCTCAGCTTGCTATAACTTTGAATGAGAAGAAAAAAGCTGTCATTGACTATGAAAAATGTGTTGGATGTGGTCAGTGCGTTGCAGTTTGTCAGTTTGGCGCAGCAACTGTAAGATGGGATGAGGCAGCATCAATCGCAAGTGAAAAGATTGCTGAGTATACCTATGCAGTTTTAAAAGACAAACCCAATTTTCATATAAACTTTATAATGAACATTTCACCTGATTGCGACTGCTGGTCACATAATGATATTCCTATTGCACCAGACATTGGCATTGCAGCATCATTTGACCCTGTTGCACTTGACAAAGCATGTGTTGACCTTGTAAATAGTTCTGCATTCACACCAGCTGGGTCTGCATTTGAAACGGCAAAACATATTGAGATTGACGGTAAAATTGACAGATTCAAGAGTATTCATCCTGACACAGACTGGCAAGTAGCACTAAAACATGCTCAGGAGATTGGACTTGGAAGTTTAGAATATGAGCTGGTACATGTTTAA
- a CDS encoding aminotransferase class IV, with the protein MEEFFRSYSFGLIPFETVYFDKKGVHFLFEHFKRFKRAFWILGVEFDLEFEKFKEAIERYMVFCGRDYGGIRVLYFDGNLILKQKEIRYSRALFQKGFELKIARTRKDKANILNYIKTTNIGVNLIEEKSAKKKGFDSCLFLNQDGFICEAAFANIFFRKNNVIYTPHILCGLLPGIVRKHVIRVSEKLGYIVRKAFLKVDDIKDMDECFITSSIAGIFPVLRIEDIEFKQRGFAEYLLSMDKFNRPWVC; encoded by the coding sequence TTGGAAGAGTTTTTTCGGTCGTATAGCTTTGGATTGATTCCTTTTGAGACGGTTTATTTTGACAAAAAAGGTGTGCATTTTTTGTTTGAACACTTTAAAAGATTTAAAAGAGCCTTCTGGATACTTGGAGTTGAGTTTGATTTGGAGTTTGAAAAGTTCAAGGAAGCTATAGAAAGGTATATGGTTTTTTGTGGTAGAGATTATGGTGGGATAAGGGTTTTATATTTTGATGGCAATTTGATTTTGAAGCAAAAGGAAATAAGATATAGCAGAGCTCTTTTCCAAAAGGGATTTGAGCTGAAAATCGCACGCACAAGAAAGGATAAAGCCAATATACTTAACTACATAAAAACTACCAATATAGGTGTGAATTTGATAGAAGAAAAAAGTGCCAAAAAGAAAGGATTTGACAGCTGTCTTTTTCTCAATCAAGATGGTTTTATATGCGAGGCAGCGTTTGCCAATATCTTTTTTAGAAAAAATAATGTTATTTACACACCTCACATTTTGTGCGGACTGCTTCCTGGCATTGTAAGAAAACATGTGATAAGGGTATCTGAAAAATTAGGATATATAGTAAGAAAAGCTTTTTTGAAAGTAGATGATATCAAAGATATGGATGAGTGTTTTATTACAAGCAGCATAGCAGGTATTTTCCCTGTTTTGCGGATTGAAGATATAGAGTTTAAACAGCGAGGTTTTGCAGAGTATTTACTGAGCATGGATAAATTTAACCGTCCATGGGTGTGCTAA